The Vigna unguiculata cultivar IT97K-499-35 chromosome 6, ASM411807v1, whole genome shotgun sequence genome contains a region encoding:
- the LOC114186576 gene encoding acyltransferase-like protein At1g54570, chloroplastic → MASVGGFVVSPVGAVRCVTRHRVGVRAQSLEGGGSTVLSSESVNGSSSVVVVGTQKNHNGGSLVKEEAKVRSLVVEENKKKKKGETEEGLAALWDDGYGRNSVEDYFAAAKEICRSDGGPPRWFCPVECGPPLKDSPTLLFLPGMDGTGFGLTLHHQALGKVFEVRCLHIPVHDRTPFEGLVKLVGEAVKHEHALSPNKPIYLVGDSFGGSLALAVAAHNPTVDLVLILSNPATSVGQSQLQPLFPILEALPDELHVAVPFVLSFIMGDPVKMASVNIGNRLPPVKKIEQLSYNLTALLPCLPELANIIPRDTLLWKLKLLKSAAAYANSRLHAVKAEVLVLASGKDNLLPSTSEAQRLAGILSNCKVRVFKDSGHTLLLEDGIGLLTIIKGTCMYRPSRRHDLVRDFIPPSMTEFRYAMDQVVGLFRSVTGSVFFSTLEDGKIVKGLSGVPEEGPVLYVGYHMLLGFELISLTDGFLSEKGIALRGIAHPELFLPKVESFSSEFSMFDWVKIFGGVPVSASNLFKLLSTKSHVLLYPGGAREALHYKGEEYKLFWPDHPEFVRMAARFGATIVPFGAVGEDDLAQMVLDYNDLMKIPIVNDYIRDMNRDSVKFRDERSGEVANQNLSVPVLAPKIPGRFYFLFGKPIRTKGMENMLKDRENANKIYLQIKSEVESNLNYLIKKRKEDPYRNFIDRKMYQIFYPPETEPTPSFEP, encoded by the exons ATGGCCTCGGTTGGGGGTTTTGTAGTCTCGCCCGTTGGTGCTGTAAGGTGCGTTACGAGGCACAGGGTTGGAGTTCGGGCGCAGAGTTTGGAGGGTGGAGGCTCGACGGTGCTGTCGTCGGAGTCTGTGAACGGATCTTCgtcggtggtggtggtggggacGCAGAAGAATCATAATGGTGGTTCGTTGGTTAAGGAGGAAGCGAAGGTTCGGTCGTTAGTAGTTGAGgagaataagaagaagaagaagggtgAAACAGAAGAAGGTTTGGCAGCGCTTTGGGATGATGGGTATGGGAGAAACAGTGTGGAGGATTACTTTGCTGCAGCCAAGGAGATTTGTAGATCAGATGGAGGCCCACCTCGGTGGTTTTGCCCAGTTGAATGTGGGCCCCCTTTGAAGGATTCTCCTACTCTTCTGTTTTTACCAG GGATGGATGGCACGGGATTCGGTCTCACTTTGCACCATCAAGCTCTTGGGAA GGTTTTTGAAGTTCGTTGCCTGCATATCCCAGTTCATGATCGAACACCTTTTGAAG gGCTGGTGAAACTTGTTGGAGAAGCTGTTAAGCATGAACATGCTTTATCTCCAAATAAACCAATCTATCTGGTAGGTGATTCTTTTGGTGGAAGTCTAGCACTTGCTGTTGCTGCTCATAATCCAACTGTTGACCTGGTACTGATATTATCCAATCCAG CTACATCCGTCGGCCAATCTCAGTTGCAACCTTTGTTTCCTATCTTGGAGGCTTTACCTGACGAACTGCATGTTGCTGTTCCCTTTGTTCTGAGCTTTATTATGG GCGATCCAGTGAAGATGGCATCAGTCAATATCGGAAATAGGCTTCCTCCAgtcaaaaaaattgaacaattatCATACAACCTTACTGCATTGCTACCATGTCTTCCT GAGCTGGCTAATATTATACCAAGGGATACTCTTCTTTGGAAGCTGAAGCTTCTGAAGTCAGCTGCTGCATATGCTAATTCGCGTCTTCATGCTGTTAAAGCTGAAGTACTTGTACTTGCCAG TGGTAAGGATAACTTGCTTCCCAGCACAAGTGAAGCTCAAAGACTTGCGGGAATATTGTCAAACTGCAAAGTTCGCGTCTTTAAGGACAGTGGACACACCCTTCTCCTG GAAGATGGTATTGGTCTATTGACCATCATCAAGGGAACTTGCATGTACCGTCCTTCACGGAGGCATGATTTGGTCAGAGATTTCATTCCTCCTAGTATGACAGAATTCAGATATGCAATGGATCAAGTGGTTGG GTTATTTCGTTCTGTTACCGGATCtgtatttttctctactttggaGGATGGAAAGATCGTAAAAGGTCTCTCTGGTGTTCCAGAAGAAGGTCCTGTCTTATATGTCGGTTATCATATGTTGTTGGGGTTTGAGCTTATCTCACTCACAGATGGATTTTTAAGTGAGAAAGGTATTGCCCTTCGCGGAATAGCCCATCCGGAGCTGTTCTTGCCTAAAGTGGAGAGTTTTTCATCTGAGTTTTCCATGTTTGATTGGGTGAAGATATTTGGTGGGGTGCCTGTTTCAGCAAGCAACCTTTTCAAATTACTTTCAACAAAGTCACATGTTCTTCTATATCCTGGTGGTGCTCGTGAGGCTCTCCATTATAAG GGGGAAGAATACAAGTTGTTTTGGCCTGATCATCCGGAATTTGTGAGAATGGCCGCTCGATTTGGTGCCACAATTGTTCCATTTGGAGCTGTGGGAGAAGATGATTTAGCTCAA ATGGTTCTTGACTACAACGATTTAATGAAGATCCCCATAGTCAACGATTACATAAGAGATATGAATCGTGACTCAGTTAAGTTTAG AGATGAGAGAAGTGGTGAAGTAGCAAACCAGAATCTCTCTGTTCCTGTGCTTGCACCCAAAATACCTGGTCGCTTTTACTTTCTGTTTGGGAAGCCCATAAGAACAAAAGGCATGGAAAATATGCTAAAAGACAGAGAAAATGCCAACAAAATATACCTGCAGATTAAGTCAGAAGTTGAAAGCAATTTGAATTACTTGATCAAGAAGAGGAAAGAGGATCCATACAGGAATTTCATTGACAGAAAGATGTATCAGATATTTTATCCTCCTGAAACTGAACCAACTCCATCATTTGAGCCCTAA
- the LOC114186564 gene encoding double-stranded RNA-binding protein 2-like — MYKNRLQELAQRSCFNLPAYSCIREGPDHAPRFKATVNFNGETFESPTFCSTLRQAEHAAAEVALNTLAKRGPSRALAARVLDETGVYKNLLQETAHRAGLNLPVYTTIRSGPGHGPNFSCTVEIAGKHFTGDPARTKKQAQKNAAMAAWAALKKLSEHSLSSSFSPESRGNEEQDQVIIARILANGSENFSKGDNQLGWQKSTSTSLVSTHPTANMYPTQCQQCVISSFSPELALYQIWQQEQILQQQNRLLALTFQPIIPSTQHIYPLMQSMFQPDHCLYFPSELGSVPVGPKLSMATSSPSFCFSNQIAPELSASRSTLTIREIQEEKTEDPPVCTFSNETRVLPPVDENKKLDSSGSRSRATEQGEQCEKSEWDSHWSMGSVHRPTNSELQNPSRIGSSVLRSRSQASYNRSFRPPPPSSSSIARAICPTSSGSRPQHVGSRLRTGIPLSPGSSTPGRFGMMRTPTPLFVAPPVRIRSVVPVCSAPPRRSMAEEVSKSKEKEDLKPEDKEVSRTSSELGHLRI; from the exons ATGTACAAGAATCGGCTGCAAGAGTTGGCTCAAAGAAGCTGTTTTAATTTGCCAGCCTATTCATGCATTCGTGAAGGGCCAGATCATGCTCCTCGTTTTAAAGCTACTGTCAACTTTAATGGAGAGACCTTTGAAAGCCCTACTTTTTGTTCTACTCTTAGACAGGCAGAACATGCAGCAGCTGAAGTGGCTCTTAACACTCTTGCAAAAAGAGGTCCCTCTAGAGCTTTGGCTGCAAGAGTTCTG GATGAAACAGGAGTATACAAGAATTTACTCCAAGAAACTGCTCATAGAGCTGGACTGAATCTTCCTGTTTATACTACAATTCGTTCTGGACCAGGTCATGGTCCTAACTTCTCGTGTACAGTTGAGATTGCAGGAAAGCATTTTACAGGAGATCCAGCTAGGACCAAGAAACAGGCTCAAAAAAATGCTGCAATGGCTGCTTGGGCTGCATTGAAAAAAT TGTCAGAGCATAGTTTATCATCTTCATTTTCGCCGGAGTCTAGAGGCAATGAAGAACAAGATCAAGTCATCATAGCTCGCATCCTTGCAAATGGTTCAGAGAACTTTTCCAAAGGTGATAATCAACTTGGATGGCAAAAATCTACTTCAACCTCTTTGGTATCAACCCATCCTACAGCAAACATGTACCCTACACAATGCCAGCAATGTGTAATCTCTAGTTTCTCACCAGAGTTGGCTCTGTATCAGATTTGGCAGCAAGAACAAATTTTGCAGCAACAAAATCGTCTATTGGCACTAACATTTCAGCCAATTATTCCATCTACTCAACATATTTATCCATTAATGCAATCCATGTTCCAGCCAGACCACTGTCTCTATTTCCCGAGCGAGTTGGGATCAGTTCCTGTAGGACCAAAACTATCAATGGCTACATCAAGCCcttcattttgtttttcaaaccaAATTGCTCCAGAACTAAGTGCAAGCAGATCAACACTAACCATCAGAGAGatacaagaagaaaaaacagaAGATCCCCCAGTTTGTACCTTTAGCAATGAAACTAGAGTCTTACCCCCAGTTGATGAGAATAAGAAGCTTGATAGTTCTGGAAGCAGAAGTAGAGCTACTGAGCAGGGAGAACAATGTGAGAAATCTGAATGGGATTCTCATTGGAGCATGGGATCTGTACACAGACCAACTAATTCTGAGCTCCAAAACCCATCAAGGATTGGTTCATCTGTTCTCAGATCACGTTCACAAGCAAGCTACAACAGAAGTTTTAGACCACCACCTCCTTCATCATCTTCCATTGCGCGAGCCATATGCCCTACTTCATCTGGTTCAAGACCACAACATGTTGGATCAAGGTTGAGAACTGGAATCCCACTAAGTCCAGGAAGTTCTACTCCTGGAAGATTTGGCATGATGAGAACACCTACTCCGCTATTTGTGGCACCACCTGTGAGAATCAGATCCGTGGTTCCGGTCTGCTCCGCTCCTCCAAGGAGATCCATGGCAGAAGAGGTGTCCAAGAGCAAGGAAAAAGAAGATCTAAAACCTGAAGACAAAGAGGTATCAAGAACTAGCTCTGAGCTTGGCCATCTTAGAATATGA